From the Halorhabdus utahensis DSM 12940 genome, one window contains:
- a CDS encoding transposase, with amino-acid sequence MCYFPPKHPELSAIERCWDPLQEWFKYRLMPDFSTLKSYLP; translated from the coding sequence GTGTGTTACTTCCCACCAAAACACCCTGAATTGTCCGCCATCGAAAGATGCTGGGACCCGCTCCAAGAGTGGTTCAAGTACCGTCTTATGCCAGATTTTTCGACGCTGAAAAGCTACCTTCCATGA
- a CDS encoding glycosyltransferase, with the protein MKVLNLINARKPFLMDQINALEEAGIESDTICVPGDFNADGSEFTSRSILDYAKFYPKILSKISNKYDIIHAHYGLTAPFALAQPYRPVVLSLWGRDLFGPAAPLSKVCARFSDEVIVRSEEMREELSQPAHIVERGVDLEKFEPMDQKQARTKVNWSKDGKHILFPYSPQREKKNYPLAEEVVGKVNSMLDENVILHAIFNEPHEKIPIYMNAADLLLMTSRPKSEGSPNTVKEALACNTPVVSTDVGNVSDLIGYLPNYHVCYSTSQLVSKTIAVLNAETNGTGRERAKELSWSNTTDSLLSVYSLAKS; encoded by the coding sequence ATGAAAGTACTCAATCTGATCAATGCACGGAAGCCGTTTCTAATGGACCAGATTAATGCGTTGGAAGAAGCGGGTATAGAGAGTGACACGATCTGTGTTCCTGGTGATTTCAATGCTGACGGATCAGAATTCACAAGTCGTTCTATATTGGATTATGCTAAGTTTTATCCGAAAATACTATCCAAAATTTCAAATAAATATGACATTATCCATGCTCACTATGGATTAACCGCTCCATTTGCTCTGGCACAGCCATACCGACCAGTCGTTCTGTCGTTGTGGGGTCGAGATCTATTTGGTCCAGCCGCTCCGTTGAGTAAGGTTTGTGCTAGATTCAGCGATGAAGTCATTGTTCGAAGTGAGGAGATGCGTGAAGAGTTAAGCCAGCCTGCTCATATTGTCGAGCGTGGCGTTGATCTAGAGAAATTTGAGCCGATGGACCAAAAACAGGCACGAACAAAAGTCAACTGGTCAAAAGATGGGAAGCATATTTTATTCCCATACTCACCTCAACGAGAAAAGAAGAACTACCCACTTGCAGAAGAAGTTGTTGGAAAAGTAAACTCAATGTTAGACGAAAATGTAATTCTACATGCAATTTTTAATGAACCCCATGAGAAGATCCCCATCTATATGAACGCAGCAGACCTCCTCCTCATGACATCTCGCCCAAAAAGCGAGGGGTCACCAAACACTGTGAAAGAGGCTCTCGCTTGTAATACTCCAGTTGTTTCTACAGATGTGGGAAATGTGTCTGATCTTATTGGATATCTTCCGAATTATCATGTTTGCTATAGTACATCCCAGCTCGTTAGTAAAACGATTGCTGTTCTGAATGCAGAGACTAATGGAACTGGGCGTGAACGGGCCAAAGAGCTCTCTTGGTCGAACACCACGGATTCTCTACTCTCTGTGTATAGTTTGGCCAAAAGTTAG